GAGCAAAGTTTTGCCCTGAATCATCTGATGGACCCCGAAGTGGATTTCGTTACCTTGCTGGGTCAGGCAGGCACCGGCAAGACGCTGTTGACACTGGCGGCAGCGCTTGCGCTCACATTGGAAAAGAACCGGTACAGCGAGATTATCATGACGCGGGTCACGATCCCGGTGGGCGAAGACATCGGTTTTCTCCCGGGAACCGAAGAAGAGAAAATGACGCCGTGGATGGGCGCGCTGATGGACAATCTCGAGGTGCTCTCGAAAACCGACTCGGGGAACGAGGGCGGCAGTTGGGAGCGTGCGGCCACCAACGACCTGTTGCGCTCACGAATCAAGATCCGCTCACTCAATTTCATGCGCGGGCGCACCTTTCAGAACAAGTTCGTCATTATCGATGAAGCGCAGAACCTCACCGCCAAGCAGATGCGTACCTTGATCACGCGCGCGGGGCCGGGTACGAAAATGGTCTGTTTGGGCAACGTGGCGCAAATCGATACGCCGTATCTGACCGAGACCTCATCCGGTTTGACCTTTGTGGTCGATCGCTTCAAGGGCTGGCCGCATGGTGCTCATATCACGCTGGCGCGTGGCGAACGGTCACGCCTGGCCGAACATGCGGCGGAAGTGCTGTAGGTTTCGTTCCGTAAACGGAGCGTGAAAGACAAAGCCCCGTCGAGGATTCGGCGGGGCTTTTTGCTGTGAACGATTGAACGGTGTTCGGTTGATCAGCCGTGTTCTTTTCTCAGTTTACGGGCCACTGCAACCATGGCTTCCAATGAAGGAATCACTTCTTTCCAGCCGCGGGTTTTCAGGCCGCAATCGGGGTTGATCCATAAACGCTCTGCCGGGATTTTTTCTAGCGCGAGTCGAACGCGGGGTTCGATCTCTTCCATGGTTGGAATCTGCGGCGCATGAATATCGTAGATGCCGGGGCCGATGGCGTTGGGGTAGTGGAAGTCCGAAAAGGCATCCAGCAGTTTCATGTTCGAACGCGTGGTCTCGATGGTGATCACGTCGGCATCCAGCGCGGCAATCGCTTCGATGATGTCATTGAATTCGCTATAGCACATGTGGGTGTGAATCTGCACGTCGTTTGGTGCATCGACCACGGCGTGCTTGAAGGCACGCACCGCCCAGTTCAGATACGGAGCCCAGTCCTTCCGGCGTAGCGGCAAGCCTTCGCGGAACGCGGGTTCATCGACCTGAATCATGCCGATACCGGCAGCGGCGAGATCGTTGATCTCTTGTCGTAACGCCTCGGCAATCTGGTAGCACACGGCCTCGCGGGAAAGATCATCGCGCACGAACGACCAGAACAGAATCGTCACCGGGCCGGTCAACATGCCCTTGACCGGGCGCTGGCTCAGCGATTGCGCATAGCGTGCCCACGCTACCGTCATCGGGCGGCTACGTTGCACGTCGCCCCAGATAATGGGCGGTTTGACGCAACGCGAACCGTAGGACTGTACCCAGCCTTCCTGGGTGAAGGCAAAGCCATCGAGCTGCTCGCCGAAGTATTCGACCATGTCGTTGCGCTCGGCTTCGCCATGCACCAGCACATCCAGACCAATCTTTTCCTGAATCTCGATCACATGGCGGATTTCGTCCTTCATGCTGGACTCGTATTGTTCCTCGGAGAGTTCCCGGTTTTTGAAGGCCTTGCGTGCCGCACGGATTTCATGCGTCTGCGGGAAAGAACCGATGGTCGTGGTCGGCAGCAGCGGCAGGTTGAAACGTGCCTGTTGCGCGGCAGCCCGCTCGGCGAATGCCCCGCGGCGGTTCGGCTCGGTTGCGGCAATAGTTTCCGTCTTGGCACGTACTGTGGATGAATTGCGACCCGGCTGGCGATCGAGTTCGGCACGCGCTGCTGCCGCCTGATTGAGTTCCAGGGCGATACTGTCCAACCCCTCGCTGAGCCCTCGGGCAAGCAGATTCAGTTCGGTGAGTTTTTGTCGGGCATAACTCAGGTTATTGCGCAGAAACTCTGGGAGTTTTGTCTCGAAGGCGGCGTCCAGCGGAAGATGCAGCAAGGAGCAGGACGGGGCCAGCCACAGGCGTTCCTTAAGACGGGCATACACGGGTGCCAATCGCTGCAACATAGGCGCCAGATCGGCGCGCCAGATCGAGCGTCCATCGAGAATGCCGACGGAAAGCACTTTGTAATCCGGCAGGCGGTCGGCCACGGCAATCAGATCGCGCGTCATGGTCGCGTCAATGTGCAGGCCATCCACCGGAAGATTGGCGGCGAGCGCCACATTGCCGTTCAAATCGCCGAAATAGGTGGTCAGCAGGAGCTTGATTCCGGGTACTTTCAGGCGGTGGTAGGTCGGTTCGAAGGCTTGCAGCCAGTCAGCGGGCAGATCAAGCGTCAAAATGGGCTCGTCGATCTGCACCCAGGCAACACCGAGGGCTTTGAGCTCGTTCAACAACAACTGATACCCGGCGGCCAGCGCTTCGGCCTTGGCGAGCCTGCCGGCTTCATCCAGACCGCGGCTCAGATAGAGGAAGGTCAGCGGACCGACCAGAACGGGCTTGGCCGCCGGATTCGCCGCCAACGCCTCGCGCACGAGATCAAGATAGCGTGCGGCATCCAGCGCGATGGGTTGATCCGCTTCCAGTTCCGGCACCAGATAGTGGTAGTTGCTGTTGAACCATTTTTTCATCGCCAGCGGGGCGATGTTCTGCCCAGCGACATTTTTGCCGCGCCCGAGTGTGAACAGGTTGTCCAGCGTGTTGGCCGTGCTGCCGAACCGGTGTGGCACTTGCCCGAACAACAGGGCGGTGTCGGCCATGTGGTCGTAAAACGAAAAGTCGCCGACGGGCGGATGGGTGATACCAGACTCTTTGTGGGCGTGAAATGTTTGCGCGCGCACGCTTTTTGCGGTCGCTTGCAGCGCTTGGGCAGACGATTCGCCCCGCCAGTGCGATTCCAGTGCCCACTTGAGCGCGCGGCGTTCGCCAATGCGGGGGAACCCCAAGGTATGAGTGATGATGTTTGATGAAGTACTCATGTCATTAATTCCGTAAAGTGTCGTGTATGATTAACAACGTTCACGATACGCGAACCAAACATGATTTTGGTTGATGATATTTGTATGAAATGATGAGCCAACAGCATGAAGTTGGCATGCCAATCGAACAGATTGTTTGTTCTTGGGCAATCGGGAAAATTATGGAGTGTACGCAGTGGGTTGGTTGATAACGAAGTATCTGGTCACGGCCGGAGTCATTGTCCTTGTATCCGAGATCGCCAAACGCAGTGACAAGCTCGGCGGCTTGCTCGGCGCGTTACCGCTGGTGACCATTATGGCCTTGATCTGGCTGCATGTCGGGCAGCAGTCCGAAGAAAAAATCGCCAACCACGCCTGGTACACCTTCTGGTATGTGCTGCCGACCTTGCCAATGTTCCTGGTTTTCCCAGCCTTGTTGCAGCGCATCGGTTTCTGGCCGACGCTCATTGTCTGCATTGCTCTGACCATGGTGATCTTCGGTATGTTCGCGCTGGTGATGCGACGTTTTGGTGTGAACTTGCTCTAACGGCGGTTGCTTGGCCGTGCTGTGTGCGATGCAAATCTTAGGTATTTTTGATGTCTGCGGCCCGATCTAACCAAGCAAAATCATCTTCAAGGATGAACCGTAACAACGTGCTGATCGGGTGTTCCCCCGCCTTGGCCCACTTGTTTGTCCGATGTCACATGATCCGCAAACGTCACGATTTTCTCCAGGATGGGCGATTGCGACGACAGTAGATTGGAAACCACCCCGATTAACATGGGATGGCTCAAATCATCCACCATGAATTTTTCGACCGGCCCACCATTCTTTTTGATTTTGGCATACAGATTACGGGTGTTTTTCGGGTAGACGATTGTGTCAGCGCGGCTTTCGATCAACAGCATGGGCGGGTTGGTGCCATCGGCCCAATGAATGGGCTGTGTGATGGGGTATTGGCTGGGTGGGCCGAAAATGGCTTTGAGGTCGGGCTCGACCAAGGGCAGGAAATCATACGGGCCGCCTAGGCCGATCATGCCGCGAATCCATTGACGCGGCGAACCACCCACGGCATGAAGGTAAGCCGGGTCCAGGGCCAACATCGCTGCATTGTACGCACCGGCGGAATGGCCCATCAATACGATTTCGTTTGGGCTGCCACCGTACTGGCTGATATGTTCATGCGTCCACGCTACGGCCTTGGCCGAGTCGTTCACAAAGGCCGGAAAGGTGACATTGGGATACAGCCGATAGTTGGGGATGACCACGACAAAGCCTTTGCTGGCGAGCTCTGCACCCACGAAACGATACATCGATTTATCGCCATCTTCCCACCGACCGCCCCAGAAAAAGACGATCACCGGTGCGGCATGCGCATTTGTCGGACGGTATACGTCCAGTTTCAATTGATGCTCGCGATCAAACACGATCGAGCGGGTCACTTGAACACCATCCCGGGGCGACAAGGTGTTCAGTATGGTCACCCCCGAGCAACCCTGTAGACCAAATGAGAGCGATAGAATAATCAGTACGGACCACCAGGGTTTTTTCATCAAAACTATCCAAAACAATAAAAGGAACGCGATAAGAGACGGGCATCGACGCAGGTATATACGAAGGACGGCGCCCTTTGGATGCAGGCGGCATCCAGATAAGAGCTTAGTTCATCAATCGTGTGGTGGTTATTTTGTGGGGTTGACCGGGTTCGGCGTGCGCATGGCGGCGCGGCCGCTGCTGGTGGAGAAGTGATTGATGATGCGGCAGAACAACTCGGCGGTTTGTTCGGCATCGTAGAGTGCGCCGTGGGCCTGTTGGCTGTCCCACTCAAGGCCGATGGCCTCCAGCGCTTTGGCGAGCACGGTTTCACCGACGGCCAATGCCGATAGGGTCACGGTATCGAAGGTTGAGAAGGGGTGGAATGGGTTTTTCTTGTTGCAGGTGCGTTCGCAGGCGGCGTTGATGACTGCAAGATCGAACGCTGCATTGTGGCCGACCAGTACCGCACGACGTGCGCCGTTGAGTTTGACGCGTTGGCGAATCGGCTGAAAGAATTGTTTGAGCGCTTCGGCTTCGTCCAGCGCGCAGCGAAACGGATGATCGATATCGATGCCGTTTATTTTCATCGATACAGGGTTGAGGTTGGCCCCTTCAAACGGTTGCACATGAATCTGGATGCGATCGACGGGAATGATCTTGCCGTTGGCATCGACATCCAGCAGCACGGCGGCCAGTTCGAGCAGGGCATCGGTTTGTGGATTCAAACCACCGGTTTCGACATCGACCACCACCGGCATAAAGCCGCGAAAGCGCCGTGCGATGTTCCAGTCGTTTTTTTTGGATGTGGTGAGCGCCGTGGCAATCTCGGTGAAGTCGGGCGTGTCCTGTTGCACAGGGTTCGGGCCACTCAAGCTTTGATTACTCAAGAGCAGGCCACCCGCTCGCGCCAGGATTGCACGGTGTTGTGCATCAGCATGGCGATGGTCATGGGGCCGACACCGCCGGGCACCGGCGTGATCCACGCAGCGCGTTCGGCGGCAGCGGCAAAATCGACATCACCGCACAGGCTGCCGTCTTCTTGTCGGTGAATGCCGACATCGACCACGATCGCACCGGGTTTGATCCAGTCGCCACGCACCAAACCGGGCTTGCCTGCCGCAACCACAAGCAAATCCGCGCGGCGCACATGCGCTTCAAGATCACGGGTGAAGCGGTGGGTGATGGTAACGGTCGCGCCCGCGAGCAGCAATTCGAGCGCCATGGGTCGGCCGACGATGTTGGAGGCGCCCACAACGACCGCTTCCATGCCATACAAATCCAGCTTTGCTGTTTGCAAAAGTTTCATCACACCAAAGGGCGTACAAGGACGCAGCGCGGGCTGACGAATGGCGAGCTTGCCGATGTTCTCCGGGTGAAAGCCGTCCACATCCTTGTCGGGGTGAATGCGTTCGATGATTTCTGCGGCACTCAGATGGGCGGGCAGGGGAAGCTGAACCAGAATGCCATCAATGGACGGGTCGGCGTTGTATTCATCCACCAGCGCATTGAGCTCAGCCTGAGAGATATCGGCTTTGAGATCCTTGGAAACGGAATACATACCGATCTTTTCGCAGGTTTTGCGCTTATTCGCGACATACACGCTGGAGGCCGGGTCTTCGCCCACTTGGATTACCGCCAAGCCCGGCGGGCGAAGGCCGGTTGCGACAGCGGATGTGATCTCGTCTGCGAAACCTGCTTGCAGTGCGGTCGAGAGTGCGCGTCCATCCAGTATCTGTGCTGTCATGAAGTGGTTTGCTCAAATAGTATTTTATTAGTTGCCGGATATTGTCTCATGGAGCAGGCGCGCCGCTCAACGCAACCACTCGAAGATCGGTGCGAGGTCTTTTAGTCCATGTTGGGCGAAGTAGATCAGCACAATAATGATGCCGATCGACAGCCCCCAGAACGTAAATGCCCAGCGCGATGATTTTTTGGCGCGGCTTTTATCGGGCCAGCGTCGGGGCGTTACGCCACGAAAAACGAGAATCAGCTTGGCCGATAAATTGATGGCCGTAATGTTGATGAACAGCAGCAGCAACGCCTGGCCAGCCTGGGTCCATTGGCCCCAGCCCAGAAACAAACCCAGCGCCACGGCTGGCGGCATTAAAGCCACCGCGACCATCACGCCCACAAGTCCGGTCGCCACGCCGGCCAGCAGGGAGAGCACGGCGGCAGCACCGGAGGCCAATGCGAGAATCAAGGCGCCATAGGACACGACGGTGCGTGCTTCCAACTGCGCATTGCTGGTCGGATCGATCAAAAACGAGATGAGAAAAGCAACCCCAATGGCCAGCCCCAACCCCACCAGATTGGCGATGCTCGCTTTTCGGGTCAGTGTGGTTTCGCCCAGCGTCGAGCCGAGCGCCAGCGCAAGATTGGGCCCGAGCAAGGGGGCAATCACCATCGCGCCAATCACGGCGGCCACGCTGTTTTCGACCATGCCGATGGCCGCGACAATGGCTGAGAGTGCCGTCAGCAGCAAATACGTCTGATTGAGTTCGCTACCGGTTTCGACTTGCTCGAACAACTCCTCGCGGGTCAATCCGTTGCTTTTGCCGGGTTCTTCTTCGGTCTGCGGGTCGGGTTCCTCTTCCTCTTCGATTTTCGGCAGGGTCGCGTCCACGCTGTGAATCATCACGCGGGCATCTTTGCAGTGGTCGAGGATTTGTTGCAGCGCATCCAAAACCGTTTGCACGTTGTCGGGTTTCACCATCATGCTGGTGGAAAAGCGTTCATCATCAAACGGCGAGGAGCGCCACCAGTCCACCACCTCGTCGCTGTTGGTGACCTGTTCGATGGCCTCAATCTCGGCCTTGGGTGAAATAATCTCCAGTACCTTAAGCCCCATGATTATTCTGCCTTGCTTGCCTTGAGCGCATTGGTCGCTTGATCGTATTGGAAGAAATCGTGTATCTCATCGATTGAGTGACTGCGGCGCATCGGCGGCAGGGCATCCAGTATTTGTCGACCAAAGCCGGTGCGCTGCAAGCGCGGGTCGCAGAGCACGAGCACGCCTCGGTCGGTGACATCGCGAATCAACCGGCCCACGCCCTGTTTGAAGGTGATAATGGCTTCGGGCAAGGCCATGGCCGCGAACGGTGAATGACCCGATTCCTTGATTTGTGCCTCACGGGCGCGGCGAACTGGGTCATCGGGCGAGGCGAAGGGGATGCGATCGATCATCACAACAGACAACGCCTCACCGCGCACATCCACGCCTTCCCAGAAACTCTGCGTGCCGAGCAACACGCCGTTGCCCGATTGCCGGAACTGTTCAAGCAAGGCCGCCTTGGCCTGCGTGCCTTGCACAAACAACGGAAACGGCAGTTTGCCTTCCAAAATATCGGCGGCTTTCTTCAGCTCGCGATGGCTCGTGAACAGCAAAAAGGCCCGCCCGCCGCTGGCCTTGAGCACCGGGAACACGGCACGCAAAATCTTGAGCGTGTAGTCGGGGTCTGTTTTGGGGTCCGGCGGGTTCGGTGGCAGATACATAATCGCCTGATTCGGATAATCGAAGGGCGAGGGTGTTTGCTGGCACAGCGCGAGATTCAAATTCAAACGGCGGGTGAAGTGGGAAAAATCCTTGCCCGCAGCGAGCGTGGCTGATGCAAACACCCAGGCGCGCGGCTGGCTTTCAACCACATCTGAGAATGTTTGGCCCGCATCCATCGGCGTGATGTTGAGGGTAAAGGATTTCTCGCGGCGTTCGAGCCAGCGGACTTCAGTTGTGATTTCCTCGCTGCGGCGGAAATGCGACAGCGATTGGCGCATTTGTATGGCGCGTTCATGGCAGCTGGCTAAACCCTTGCCACGCGGCGCGGCGAGTTCCAGCGCGGCGGTCAGGTCGGCTAGTCGGGTTTCGAGCGTATCGAAAGCCGCTTGAATGGTTTTATCCTCCCGCAATTCCTGCCAGGCAATGCGGTCGGTGCGGGCATTTTTCAGTGCCAAAACGCAAGGATCTATGGCCAATTCAAATTGATGCACCACGCCAAGCAGATCGGACATGTCTACCGCTTCGGCCTGTTGTTCGCGCACGATATCGCGCAACAGATCAATCATCTGCCCGCTGCTGAGGGCCGAACCGAAAAACAAGCTGGCGATCTCTGGCAGTTGATGGGCTTCATCCAAGACCACCACATCCGCTTCAGGCAACAGTTGGGCAAAGCCGCTCTGGCGAATGGCAATATCGGCGCAAAACAGATGATGGTTGATGACCACGAGATCGGCCTCATGCGCGGCCTCGCGGGCTTTCACCACAAAGCACTCATCGAAGACCGGGCATTCCTTGCCCAGACAATTCTCGTTGGTGGAGGTAACCAGTGGCCAGATGCCATGCTCTTCGCTCACGGCATCGCAACGGGCAATGTC
This region of Halothiobacillus neapolitanus c2 genomic DNA includes:
- a CDS encoding TIGR00341 family protein; this translates as MGLKVLEIISPKAEIEAIEQVTNSDEVVDWWRSSPFDDERFSTSMMVKPDNVQTVLDALQQILDHCKDARVMIHSVDATLPKIEEEEEPDPQTEEEPGKSNGLTREELFEQVETGSELNQTYLLLTALSAIVAAIGMVENSVAAVIGAMVIAPLLGPNLALALGSTLGETTLTRKASIANLVGLGLAIGVAFLISFLIDPTSNAQLEARTVVSYGALILALASGAAAVLSLLAGVATGLVGVMVAVALMPPAVALGLFLGWGQWTQAGQALLLLFINITAINLSAKLILVFRGVTPRRWPDKSRAKKSSRWAFTFWGLSIGIIIVLIYFAQHGLKDLAPIFEWLR
- the metE gene encoding 5-methyltetrahydropteroyltriglutamate--homocysteine S-methyltransferase, yielding MSTSSNIITHTLGFPRIGERRALKWALESHWRGESSAQALQATAKSVRAQTFHAHKESGITHPPVGDFSFYDHMADTALLFGQVPHRFGSTANTLDNLFTLGRGKNVAGQNIAPLAMKKWFNSNYHYLVPELEADQPIALDAARYLDLVREALAANPAAKPVLVGPLTFLYLSRGLDEAGRLAKAEALAAGYQLLLNELKALGVAWVQIDEPILTLDLPADWLQAFEPTYHRLKVPGIKLLLTTYFGDLNGNVALAANLPVDGLHIDATMTRDLIAVADRLPDYKVLSVGILDGRSIWRADLAPMLQRLAPVYARLKERLWLAPSCSLLHLPLDAAFETKLPEFLRNNLSYARQKLTELNLLARGLSEGLDSIALELNQAAAARAELDRQPGRNSSTVRAKTETIAATEPNRRGAFAERAAAQQARFNLPLLPTTTIGSFPQTHEIRAARKAFKNRELSEEQYESSMKDEIRHVIEIQEKIGLDVLVHGEAERNDMVEYFGEQLDGFAFTQEGWVQSYGSRCVKPPIIWGDVQRSRPMTVAWARYAQSLSQRPVKGMLTGPVTILFWSFVRDDLSREAVCYQIAEALRQEINDLAAAGIGMIQVDEPAFREGLPLRRKDWAPYLNWAVRAFKHAVVDAPNDVQIHTHMCYSEFNDIIEAIAALDADVITIETTRSNMKLLDAFSDFHYPNAIGPGIYDIHAPQIPTMEEIEPRVRLALEKIPAERLWINPDCGLKTRGWKEVIPSLEAMVAVARKLRKEHG
- the folD gene encoding bifunctional methylenetetrahydrofolate dehydrogenase/methenyltetrahydrofolate cyclohydrolase FolD translates to MTAQILDGRALSTALQAGFADEITSAVATGLRPPGLAVIQVGEDPASSVYVANKRKTCEKIGMYSVSKDLKADISQAELNALVDEYNADPSIDGILVQLPLPAHLSAAEIIERIHPDKDVDGFHPENIGKLAIRQPALRPCTPFGVMKLLQTAKLDLYGMEAVVVGASNIVGRPMALELLLAGATVTITHRFTRDLEAHVRRADLLVVAAGKPGLVRGDWIKPGAIVVDVGIHRQEDGSLCGDVDFAAAAERAAWITPVPGGVGPMTIAMLMHNTVQSWRERVACS
- a CDS encoding ATP-dependent DNA helicase, which gives rise to MNTEAADTLSTAPTPSKPSTLQDVFGESGVLAAAFSGYQPRAGQLQMAEIIRDAITDSRTVVIEAGTGVGKTFGYLAPILLAGRKAIVSTGTKHLQDQIFSRDLPQIKQLMGSTTRTALLKGRSNYLCLHRLERAMTEGRLKSPDWVTALHTIKGWSTRTRDGDIARCDAVSEEHGIWPLVTSTNENCLGKECPVFDECFVVKAREAAHEADLVVINHHLFCADIAIRQSGFAQLLPEADVVVLDEAHQLPEIASLFFGSALSSGQMIDLLRDIVREQQAEAVDMSDLLGVVHQFELAIDPCVLALKNARTDRIAWQELREDKTIQAAFDTLETRLADLTAALELAAPRGKGLASCHERAIQMRQSLSHFRRSEEITTEVRWLERREKSFTLNITPMDAGQTFSDVVESQPRAWVFASATLAAGKDFSHFTRRLNLNLALCQQTPSPFDYPNQAIMYLPPNPPDPKTDPDYTLKILRAVFPVLKASGGRAFLLFTSHRELKKAADILEGKLPFPLFVQGTQAKAALLEQFRQSGNGVLLGTQSFWEGVDVRGEALSVVMIDRIPFASPDDPVRRAREAQIKESGHSPFAAMALPEAIITFKQGVGRLIRDVTDRGVLVLCDPRLQRTGFGRQILDALPPMRRSHSIDEIHDFFQYDQATNALKASKAE
- a CDS encoding DUF3147 family protein; translation: MGWLITKYLVTAGVIVLVSEIAKRSDKLGGLLGALPLVTIMALIWLHVGQQSEEKIANHAWYTFWYVLPTLPMFLVFPALLQRIGFWPTLIVCIALTMVIFGMFALVMRRFGVNLL
- the rnt gene encoding ribonuclease T; protein product: MSNQSLSGPNPVQQDTPDFTEIATALTTSKKNDWNIARRFRGFMPVVVDVETGGLNPQTDALLELAAVLLDVDANGKIIPVDRIQIHVQPFEGANLNPVSMKINGIDIDHPFRCALDEAEALKQFFQPIRQRVKLNGARRAVLVGHNAAFDLAVINAACERTCNKKNPFHPFSTFDTVTLSALAVGETVLAKALEAIGLEWDSQQAHGALYDAEQTAELFCRIINHFSTSSGRAAMRTPNPVNPTK
- a CDS encoding alpha/beta hydrolase, with the translated sequence MKKPWWSVLIILSLSFGLQGCSGVTILNTLSPRDGVQVTRSIVFDREHQLKLDVYRPTNAHAAPVIVFFWGGRWEDGDKSMYRFVGAELASKGFVVVIPNYRLYPNVTFPAFVNDSAKAVAWTHEHISQYGGSPNEIVLMGHSAGAYNAAMLALDPAYLHAVGGSPRQWIRGMIGLGGPYDFLPLVEPDLKAIFGPPSQYPITQPIHWADGTNPPMLLIESRADTIVYPKNTRNLYAKIKKNGGPVEKFMVDDLSHPMLIGVVSNLLSSQSPILEKIVTFADHVTSDKQVGQGGGTPDQHVVTVHP